In the Phreatobacter oligotrophus genome, GATCTCTTGCGGCGAAACGAGCCGCAGCGGCTGGAAGCCTGTTTGGTCGTACCAGGATTGCACTCGCTGCTCCGCCAGGTCGACCTGCCGAGTCGTCGCAACGGGTACGTTGGCCGCCGCAACGCCGAGAAGCCTGGAGCGGCAGATATTGCTCGCTGTCAGGACGGGCAGCCGCCAGACCGCGCTCATGAGCGACGAGAAGTTGTTGAAGGGAATGGCGCGGCCGCCATTCGCAAGACCGGCTTGGAAGTCGGCCCGGAACGCGGGCATCTCCAGCCCGCCGCCCGACGTTTTCTGCGCATTCGTGACGCAATCACTTGGCACATCGAGAAAATCAGTCCTGTAGCCCGTCGGCAGTGTAGCGTTCGCCATGTTCTGGCTAGTCACGCCGTTGCGAACGGTGATCATTTGGACTGCCAGCTGCTCGCGAAGTTTGGCGTTGTCGAGCTCGGCCTGCTCGAGCTTCTCGGTTGTTTCGGACAGGCGGCGACCAAGCCTCAGCAAGTCGTCGCGGGCTTCCCGCGCATCCGCTTTGGACGATGCGACTTCGTAATTGGCTCGTTCGCTTTGTTCCTCCGCCCGTGCCCGCTGTGTGTCTGCCTTCCGCCACTGATAAATTGCGAGGGCTGCGATTGTCAGGCAGCATAAGCTGATAGCAGCAGCGATGGCGCTGAACTTGCGCTTCGCGCTCCTGGCATGGTCGTCGCTCGCCTGAACCAGTGCGGCGACGTCTCTGTCGTCGGCGACGAACTGCCTCGCTTCGCTCAGCGCTGTGCCTTCCAGAAGGTAAGCGCTCTGCCCGTTTGCGCGCCTCCACTGCCGGGCGCGTGTACGGAAGCCCAGAAGAGCGGTCGCCTGGGCCGACGCGGATCTATCAAGGCCGTCGCGGCCTCGCGGCGACGGCTGGACAGTGCTTCCATCGTCGCGCAGATCGAGCCGGGCCGGCTCGATGATCTTCGAGTACATCTCGGAGGACTGCGTCCCCGGGCCAGCCTCTCCATCCGCATGCTTCCTCCGCAGGGCTTCTGCGGTCCAGAAGCGCGCGATACGGTTCGCGGTCGCCCGGTTCGTCGCAAGATCATCCGTCGCGGCGCAATCCCGCGCCTCTGCGATCAATCCCGCCAGTTCCGCATTGTCCACCTGTTCGGGGGCCGGCATGTGGAGAATGTGCTTTTCGTTTAATCGGCCAAGGCGCGTAATGGCCCTGGCGCGAGCGACGTCGCCGATCTCGAAATCATCCGGCGTTGAAGAAGACTCCATCGTCATATCCTCCTCACTGTCGTGCTGAGAGTTGCGACAACCGGGATGAGCCTGCTGAATGCTGTCACGAACTCCTCGATCGGCTTGTCAGCCAGCAGGCGCTGCAAGCGAACCTCCTCCACCAGTTCATGACAGGCGGCTTCGAGCTGATCGATAGCCTCCGTCTCAAGCGCTGGGTCGCCGGCGTCCAGATCGAGCACGTTGTCGAAGGCGGTGGCCGCATCCTTGACCTCTCCGATCAGGTCACGGATACCATTGTCGCCA is a window encoding:
- a CDS encoding DNA/RNA non-specific endonuclease → MTMESSSTPDDFEIGDVARARAITRLGRLNEKHILHMPAPEQVDNAELAGLIAEARDCAATDDLATNRATANRIARFWTAEALRRKHADGEAGPGTQSSEMYSKIIEPARLDLRDDGSTVQPSPRGRDGLDRSASAQATALLGFRTRARQWRRANGQSAYLLEGTALSEARQFVADDRDVAALVQASDDHARSAKRKFSAIAAAISLCCLTIAALAIYQWRKADTQRARAEEQSERANYEVASSKADAREARDDLLRLGRRLSETTEKLEQAELDNAKLREQLAVQMITVRNGVTSQNMANATLPTGYRTDFLDVPSDCVTNAQKTSGGGLEMPAFRADFQAGLANGGRAIPFNNFSSLMSAVWRLPVLTASNICRSRLLGVAAANVPVATTRQVDLAEQRVQSWYDQTGFQPLRLVSPQEIAWGGAAERTSANGLAFDASAETSYSANVVPATPDAIRNWEALRLYAMAGFSPESRNVTVFSGPVIRKVSPSGVAPIYPPQAYWIVMVGVGANARPVVEAYVLPAGLASPTGLDKREASALRLLLQATTSSVAAIEQLTTLSFPSGLRTGDGERTLASTPDAPSNTAAQIVARVVDLDHPDLNTRRSATQALITALRDGGLTPPEDQGRVIDALLGLFDLPSFRQLSANARVNLALVLAAVPEATWDRDDIRRPRARARRAIVDIENAVARNDLPAMPMAMGHLANAKAKLGFELGLNRTVFIQFAGMSRVDAELMRSRLQTLGWYLPEAERTSNAAGLNEVRFAPADDQAGRQLADDIEALSPPLRREMARRPTSRVNAARPEIWISAPSTPRER